CACAGTTACATCACAGTGTAATGGCCTCCTCCACCACAGTAAGACCGCTCACACCCTTACATCACAGTGTAATGGCCTCCTCCACCACAGTAAGACCGCTCACACCCTTACATCACAGTGTAATGGGCGTGTTTATTACAGTAAGATCACAACCACGATAAGTTTTACTGGGTaaaatttatgaataaatacattttagtagtgaaattaattaataaataaacacagataaTTGGCTTACATCCTCACCTTGCTCATGCTGCTGCCGCTGTTTGTGTTGTTCTGTGTGAAATTGTGTTGCAGTGCACTAACCTGTCCTCAGGTGcaattttgtgtttctgtgtgaaattgTGTTGCAGTACGCTAACCTGTCCTCAGGTGTGATCCAGGTGATGCTGAACGGCTCGGTCAGTGATGGAACTTTCCCAGAGAACAGGTATGTGCTTTCAGCCACTCTATTTTATGCCAAGTTAGAttaattttttcttgtttatgttatgctatgctgtGCTACACTATGCTATGCTATATTATGCTATGCTACAATGTgttatgctgtgctgtgctatacTATGCCATGCTATGCTAAGCTTTACTATGCTGTGCTACGCTACACTACGCTATGCTAAGCTATACTACGCTATGCTACACTGTGCTATCCTAAGCTATTCTGTGCTATACTATGCTCCGCTATGCTTTGCTATGCGAACCAATTCTATGCTGTGCTATTCTATGCCACGGTATGCTGTGCTACAATTTAATTTGCTATGCTATGCTTTGCTGTGCTATGCTAAGCTATGATGTGCTATGATTTTCTGTATGTACAAAAGATTCTCTCCACTCAGGAATATCAGTGCTGTTTTCCCCAGGTCTCTGTTTGCTGtttaaccagaaaaaaacatcacatgcaAAGCTATTCAGCAGGAAGTGGTGTGAAAGCAGCTGCTCACACAGCTGTGTACACAGAACCAACCTTTCATTTCACCTTCCTATCCACAGCTTTTTTGCTAATTATGAGCTCCCATATTTAAGAAAAGATAAAGTTTCCAAAGTACAGATCTGGATAATGGATAACATTGAAGGTCCTGATGTGTAAGTATAACCTGTTATTGTAATTATGTGCAATGAAATTTTTATTAGCCATTACGAGTACAAAATCTTgtaactgggcttgtaaccgaaaggtcaaaagttcgattcctgggtaggacactgccgttgtacccttgagcaaggtacttaccctgaattgcttcagtacatatccagctgtataaatggatacaatgtaaaatgctatgtaaaatttgtgtaagttgctctggataagagtgtctgctaaatgcctataatgtaatgtaatgtttctatTTAAAAGAGTTAGACTATTCTTGCAGGATTATTTCTGAGTGGATTCCCTACATATCCTGTAGGGGGCGCCATTTAACCATATTGTCAGACTGGTCCACTGTAAACCTGCTTTATTTGTTCTCTGAATAGAGTGGCGATGTTAAGAGTGTTTAAATGCTCATTAGACAGAGCTGAgctcagccccgcctcctctcgTTCTCCACGACAGTGAGTCCTGTGGTACTAAAAGTGTGGCCGTCCTGCAACAGATCCTGGAACAGAAGGGATTTGAGTACACCTGCGCTGATAATTACAGGTAAAGATCCTGAAGGGGGAGAGATTTTACACACACCTCCGATTGCAGATACAGCAAGTCTCTGTGGGTTACACTtatgctttgtgtttttatgaaataaatgagaatactgcagcatatgtgtatgtgtgtgcatatgtgtttctCAAAGCCAGTGAGAatacttcagtgtgtgtgtttgtgtctccaGGCCAGTGAgaatactgctgtgtgtgtgtgtgtgtgtgtgtgtgtgtgcgtgtgtgtatatctccAGGCTAGTGCGAatacttcagtgtgtgtgtgtgtgtgtgtgtgtgtgtgtgtatctccagGCCAGTGAGAatactgaagtgtgtgtgtgtgtgtgtgtatctccagGCCAGTGCGAatactgaagtgtgtgtgtgtttgtgtctccaGGTCCGTGAGAACACTTCAGTGTGTGGACAGCCCCAGCCACCCAGCCTGTCTCTGTTCCAGCTCTGCCTCCACTCCAAACCTCTCTCCGCACCACCTGGTTATTCTGctctttttcacttttcagtGGACTGCTGTTGACTGAATATTATCAGTCATTTTCTACTCAAATATCTGGTTGTCCATCCTGGAGCATAATCTGTGAGACCCTTTGGCATGGTCCGCATGGTTGATGGAAAATCTGTGGagatttgtgtttatattttttaatagatTATCTACATTGACTTCCCTGAGCTCCAGTAACATGTAAACTGTTTACAGCAGTGGTTATGGATATTATCATTGTAATGATGGCAGTTGCACCATAGTGAAGGCACTAGGATCAGAAATCATCTTCTCTAAACATGTTCACTATGAGGGGAGCCGTGGCTCCTGTGAGTAAAACTCAGCGCTGAAAGTAAAACTCTTAGACGAAGATAAATTTGAGTAATTATCACAAATTTGAAATATACGAGCTACGTTTTATAGCcgattaaatataatattatcaTGTGATTCATATCAGATTGTGTACCACTGAGCATATAATGAATTACATATTAATAACTC
This is a stretch of genomic DNA from Anguilla rostrata isolate EN2019 chromosome 4, ASM1855537v3, whole genome shotgun sequence. It encodes these proteins:
- the LOC135254243 gene encoding ADP-ribosyl cyclase/cyclic ADP-ribose hydrolase 2-like isoform X2, translated to MMPLGETLIGWLGDDLTWCGNSSGLDSVSCPTTAECENNPVESFWRIASSTYANLSSGVIQVMLNGSVSDGTFPENSFFANYELPYLRKDKVSKVQIWIMDNIEGPDVESCGTKSVAVLQQILEQKGFEYTCADNYRSVRTLQCVDSPSHPACLCSSSASTPNLSPHHLVILLFFTFQWTAVD
- the LOC135254243 gene encoding ADP-ribosyl cyclase/cyclic ADP-ribose hydrolase 2-like isoform X1 produces the protein MMPLGETLIGWLGDDLTWCGNSSGEGLDSVSCPTTAECENNPVESFWRIASSTYANLSSGVIQVMLNGSVSDGTFPENSFFANYELPYLRKDKVSKVQIWIMDNIEGPDVESCGTKSVAVLQQILEQKGFEYTCADNYRSVRTLQCVDSPSHPACLCSSSASTPNLSPHHLVILLFFTFQWTAVD